A single genomic interval of Alistipes provencensis harbors:
- a CDS encoding CusA/CzcA family heavy metal efflux RND transporter codes for MFHAIVRFAVTKKLFVGLTTLFLLAGGIYAMLTLPVDAVPDITNNQVQVVTISPTLAPQEVEQLITFPVEVAMSNIMNVEEIRSVSRFGLSVVTVVFKESVPILDARQLINEQIQTVAGEIPPELGTPEMMPITTGLGEIYQYTLDVAPGYEDRYDPMELRTIQDWIVKRQLSGIPGIVEINSFGGYLKQYEVAVDPDALYSLNITIGDVFEALNRNNQNTGGSYIEKVDRAYYIRSEGMISSLKDIERIVVANRGGIPVHIDDVGTVKFGSAKRFGAMTRDGKGECVGGIAMMLKGANANVVTKELESRVEKIQKMLPEGVSISPYLNRSELVSRNISTVIRNLVEGAVIVFLVLIVFLGNIRAGLIVASVIPLAMLFAFILMRLFNVSANLMSLGAIDFGIVVDGSIVIVEGILAHIYGKSFLGKTLSPKQMDEQIISGAGNVVRSATFAVIIILIVFFPILTLTGIEGKYFTPMAKTLVFCIIGALILSLTYVPMMASLFLKRRISTKRTLADRFFEWLNGIYQRCLKVCLRFSWTTVGMSFAALVGSLLLFTRLGAEFIPTLDEGDFAMQMTLPAGSSLTRSIELSEKAEQTLMDNFPEIRHVVAKIGTAEVPTDPMAVEDADVMIVMKPFEEWTSASSRAGMVEKMKAALDTIPGAEFNFSQPIQLRFNELMTGAKADIAIKLYGEDMAELYAKAKEAAKFVEQIPGASDVLVEQAMGLPQLVVEYDRSKIARYGINIEELNTIIRSAYAGEAAGTVFENERRFDLVVRLDQEKVADLNLDRLFIRTVEGIQIPVSEVATIDLVNGPLQINRDATKRRVVIGVNVRDADIQQVVAGIRQTLDRNIRLKPGYYFEYGGQFENLQNAIRTLLIVIPVALMLILLLLFFAFKSVTYTLVVFSTVPLSLIGGILALWLRGLPFSISAGVGFIALFGVAVLNGILMINHFNSLRDKTPYRLSTRRVIAHGTPHLLRPVFLTGLVASLGFVPMAVATTAGAEVQRPLATVVIGGLIVSTLLTLLVVPVFYKLVGSAALLKRNPMIRKLFPFLGVVMLALLPLGGQAQQRITLDQAVTMSLENHPRLKSAEAAIERTRAMRGESWELAPTTVDYSFGQLNGTERNDRQISVTQSIGSLMTPFYKNALVRQQTATGTYYKELVRREIVAEVKRAWSYYLYTQELCALYADQNTLAAELLRTGELRYEQGDITRLERSMTATMAAEMRNKLFQAQEEHKVAAARLQWACYADTPLVPADSVLTRFAAPSEAPAEVYRNYFESQAEEAMVRARVEKSRFFPELSLGYQRQNILPDKGLNAYVVGASFPIFFNTQRSRIRQAKADAYIARNDAEANLRALANRTAELQASLRRYDESLRYYVGSALPEADALMRAAELQFANSETSVAEYIMSLNSALEIRRGYIETLNQYNIAALEYELYR; via the coding sequence ATGTTCCATGCCATAGTCCGCTTTGCGGTCACGAAAAAACTCTTCGTCGGACTTACGACGCTCTTCCTGCTGGCGGGAGGTATCTATGCGATGCTCACGCTTCCGGTGGACGCCGTGCCCGACATTACGAACAATCAGGTGCAGGTCGTGACGATCTCTCCGACGCTGGCTCCGCAGGAAGTCGAGCAGCTCATCACGTTCCCCGTCGAGGTGGCGATGAGCAATATCATGAACGTCGAGGAGATTCGTTCCGTGTCGCGTTTCGGATTGTCGGTCGTAACGGTCGTCTTTAAGGAAAGTGTCCCGATCCTCGACGCCCGGCAGCTCATCAACGAACAGATACAGACCGTAGCGGGGGAAATACCCCCGGAATTGGGTACGCCTGAGATGATGCCCATCACCACGGGGCTGGGCGAAATATACCAGTATACGCTCGATGTCGCACCGGGTTACGAGGATCGGTATGACCCGATGGAGCTGCGCACGATTCAGGACTGGATCGTCAAGCGCCAGTTGTCGGGCATCCCGGGTATCGTCGAAATCAACAGCTTCGGCGGCTATCTCAAGCAATACGAGGTGGCAGTCGACCCCGATGCGCTCTATTCGCTCAACATCACCATCGGCGACGTGTTCGAGGCCCTGAACCGCAATAACCAGAACACGGGCGGCAGCTATATCGAGAAGGTCGATCGGGCCTACTACATCCGCTCCGAGGGCATGATCTCCTCACTCAAGGATATCGAGCGAATCGTCGTAGCCAACCGCGGCGGCATTCCGGTGCATATCGACGACGTGGGAACGGTGAAATTCGGCTCGGCGAAGCGTTTCGGTGCCATGACCCGCGACGGCAAGGGCGAGTGCGTGGGCGGCATCGCCATGATGCTCAAGGGTGCAAACGCCAACGTGGTTACCAAGGAGTTGGAGAGCCGCGTGGAAAAAATCCAGAAGATGCTGCCCGAAGGGGTTTCGATCAGTCCCTACCTGAACCGGTCGGAGCTGGTGAGCCGTAACATTTCGACCGTGATACGCAACCTCGTCGAGGGCGCCGTCATCGTATTTCTTGTATTGATCGTTTTCCTCGGGAATATCCGCGCCGGCCTGATCGTCGCGTCGGTCATCCCGCTGGCCATGCTTTTCGCCTTCATCCTGATGCGCTTATTTAATGTCTCGGCCAACCTGATGAGCCTCGGGGCCATTGACTTCGGCATCGTCGTCGACGGTTCGATCGTGATCGTGGAGGGAATCCTCGCCCACATATACGGCAAGTCGTTCCTCGGCAAGACGCTCTCCCCGAAGCAGATGGACGAGCAGATTATTTCGGGCGCAGGCAATGTAGTCCGCTCGGCGACCTTTGCCGTCATCATCATCCTGATCGTTTTCTTCCCGATTCTGACGCTGACGGGCATCGAGGGCAAATATTTCACACCGATGGCCAAGACGCTCGTGTTCTGCATCATCGGGGCGCTGATCCTGTCGCTGACTTATGTGCCGATGATGGCCTCGTTGTTCCTCAAACGCCGCATCAGCACCAAACGCACGCTGGCCGACCGTTTCTTCGAATGGCTGAATGGGATTTACCAGCGGTGCCTGAAAGTCTGCCTGCGGTTCAGTTGGACGACCGTCGGGATGTCGTTCGCGGCGCTTGTCGGAAGTCTCTTGCTTTTCACGCGGCTGGGTGCGGAGTTTATCCCGACGCTTGACGAGGGTGATTTCGCCATGCAGATGACCCTTCCGGCCGGAAGTTCGCTCACGCGGAGCATCGAGCTCTCGGAGAAGGCGGAGCAAACGCTGATGGACAATTTCCCGGAAATCAGGCACGTCGTGGCTAAAATCGGCACGGCGGAGGTTCCGACCGACCCGATGGCCGTGGAGGATGCCGACGTGATGATCGTGATGAAACCCTTCGAGGAGTGGACGAGCGCTTCGTCGCGCGCCGGGATGGTCGAGAAGATGAAGGCCGCGCTCGATACGATACCCGGCGCGGAATTCAACTTCAGCCAGCCCATTCAGTTGCGATTCAACGAACTGATGACCGGTGCCAAGGCCGATATTGCCATCAAGCTCTACGGCGAAGATATGGCCGAACTGTATGCCAAGGCCAAAGAAGCCGCGAAATTCGTCGAGCAGATCCCCGGCGCATCGGACGTACTTGTGGAGCAGGCCATGGGACTTCCGCAGTTGGTGGTGGAGTACGACCGCTCGAAGATCGCCCGCTACGGCATCAACATCGAGGAGCTGAACACCATCATCCGCTCGGCCTATGCGGGCGAGGCTGCCGGTACGGTCTTCGAGAATGAGCGCCGTTTCGATTTGGTGGTGCGTCTCGATCAGGAGAAAGTCGCCGACCTGAACCTCGACCGGCTGTTCATCCGCACGGTTGAGGGCATCCAGATTCCGGTGAGCGAAGTGGCGACGATCGATCTGGTGAACGGCCCGCTGCAAATCAACCGTGACGCCACGAAGCGCCGCGTGGTAATCGGCGTGAATGTCCGCGACGCGGATATTCAGCAAGTCGTGGCGGGTATCCGCCAGACCCTCGACCGGAATATTCGGCTCAAGCCGGGCTACTATTTCGAGTACGGCGGCCAGTTCGAGAACCTTCAAAACGCCATTCGCACGCTGCTCATCGTGATTCCCGTGGCACTGATGCTGATCTTGTTGCTGCTCTTCTTCGCCTTCAAGAGCGTGACCTATACGCTGGTGGTCTTCTCGACCGTGCCGCTGTCGCTCATCGGCGGCATTCTGGCCCTGTGGCTGCGGGGACTTCCGTTCAGCATCTCGGCTGGTGTGGGATTCATCGCCCTGTTCGGCGTGGCGGTACTGAACGGCATCCTGATGATCAACCATTTCAACTCCCTGCGCGACAAGACGCCTTACCGCCTCTCTACCCGCCGCGTCATTGCGCACGGCACGCCCCACCTGCTGCGTCCCGTATTCCTGACGGGTCTGGTCGCTTCGCTGGGCTTCGTCCCGATGGCTGTCGCCACCACGGCGGGCGCCGAGGTTCAGCGCCCGCTGGCAACCGTCGTAATCGGCGGACTGATCGTCTCGACGCTGCTCACGCTGCTCGTAGTCCCTGTATTTTATAAACTGGTCGGCTCGGCTGCCCTTCTCAAACGTAATCCGATGATACGCAAACTATTTCCCTTCTTGGGCGTGGTGATGTTGGCACTGCTGCCGCTCGGCGGGCAGGCCCAGCAGCGCATAACGCTCGATCAGGCCGTCACCATGTCGCTTGAAAACCACCCGCGTCTCAAATCGGCCGAAGCGGCCATCGAGCGCACACGCGCCATGCGCGGAGAGTCGTGGGAACTGGCTCCGACGACCGTGGACTACTCTTTCGGACAACTCAACGGCACGGAACGTAACGACCGTCAGATCAGTGTCACACAGTCGATAGGCTCACTTATGACCCCGTTTTATAAGAATGCCCTTGTGCGTCAGCAAACAGCGACCGGAACCTATTACAAGGAGTTGGTGCGGCGCGAAATCGTTGCCGAGGTCAAACGTGCTTGGTCCTACTATCTCTACACACAGGAGCTTTGTGCCCTCTATGCCGACCAGAATACACTCGCCGCAGAGTTGCTCCGCACGGGCGAACTGCGCTATGAACAGGGCGATATCACCCGCCTCGAACGCAGCATGACGGCTACGATGGCCGCCGAGATGCGCAATAAACTTTTTCAGGCTCAGGAGGAGCATAAGGTGGCCGCAGCGCGTCTGCAATGGGCCTGCTATGCCGATACTCCGCTCGTCCCCGCGGACAGCGTACTGACACGCTTCGCTGCGCCATCCGAGGCTCCGGCCGAAGTCTACCGTAACTATTTCGAGTCGCAGGCCGAAGAAGCTATGGTCCGTGCGCGAGTCGAGAAGAGCCGCTTCTTCCCCGAGTTGTCGCTGGGCTACCAGCGCCAGAACATCCTGCCCGACAAGGGGCTGAACGCCTATGTTGTCGGAGCTTCGTTCCCGATCTTCTTCAATACGCAGCGCAGCCGTATCCGTCAGGCCAAAGCCGATGCTTACATCGCCCGCAACGATGCCGAAGCCAATCTGCGCGCACTGGCCAACCGCACTGCCGAATTGCAGGCCAGCCTGCGCCGCTATGACGAAAGTCTGCGCTACTATGTCGGTTCGGCGCTGCCCGAAGCCGACGCGCTGATGCGTGCCGCCGAGCTCCAGTTTGCAAACAGCGAGACGAGCGTTGCGGAATATATCATGAGCCTGAATTCGGCGCTCGAAATCCGCCGCGGATACATCGAAACCCTCAATCAGTACAACATCGCCGCACTCGAATACGAATTATACCGATAA
- a CDS encoding MFS transporter, with the protein MSRPGRTVYPILLMVCATHLLNDMMQSVIPAVYPLLKEKFGFTFAQIGLITLVFQMTSSLLQPVAGRLADLHPRPYSLAVGMCFTLCGLLALAVAPGFSLILVSVGLIGCGSSVFHPESSRVAQLASGGRKGLAQSIFQVGGNAGSAMGPLLAALIVIPFGQGSIGWFALAALLAIFILVKIGNWYKRQLALSARKSAVAASAAGPGLSKRTIRNALVILGVLVFSKYFYIASMTNYFTFFLMDKFSMSVQGAQYCLFAFLAASAAGTLIGGPVGDRIGRKYVIWGSILGAAPFTLMLPYAGLVWTIVLAVIIGLVISSAFSAILVYATDLMPGKVGMIAGVFFGLMFGLGGLGSAFFGWLADRTSIEFIFRVSTLLPLLGVITGFLPNIELKRNEK; encoded by the coding sequence ATGAGCCGGCCGGGCCGGACGGTCTATCCGATCCTGCTGATGGTCTGCGCCACGCATCTGCTCAACGACATGATGCAGTCGGTCATTCCGGCGGTCTATCCGCTTCTCAAGGAGAAGTTCGGCTTCACGTTCGCCCAGATCGGCCTCATCACGCTGGTCTTCCAGATGACCTCGTCGCTCCTGCAACCCGTCGCCGGACGGCTGGCCGACCTCCATCCGCGGCCCTATTCGCTGGCCGTGGGGATGTGCTTCACGCTGTGCGGACTGCTGGCGCTCGCTGTCGCTCCCGGATTCTCGCTTATCCTCGTGTCGGTGGGGCTGATCGGCTGCGGCTCGTCGGTCTTCCATCCCGAATCCTCGCGGGTGGCGCAGCTCGCCTCGGGAGGCCGCAAAGGGTTGGCGCAGTCGATCTTTCAGGTCGGCGGCAACGCCGGAAGCGCCATGGGACCTCTGCTGGCCGCGCTGATCGTGATTCCGTTCGGACAAGGCTCGATCGGGTGGTTCGCGCTGGCCGCACTGCTGGCCATCTTCATCCTCGTGAAGATCGGGAACTGGTACAAACGGCAACTGGCCCTCTCGGCCCGCAAATCGGCCGTCGCAGCGAGCGCCGCGGGGCCCGGGCTGTCGAAACGGACGATCCGGAATGCGCTCGTCATTCTGGGCGTGCTGGTCTTCTCGAAGTATTTCTACATCGCCTCGATGACCAACTATTTCACCTTTTTCCTGATGGATAAATTTTCGATGTCGGTGCAGGGGGCGCAGTACTGCCTTTTCGCCTTCCTTGCGGCTTCGGCGGCGGGAACGCTCATCGGCGGACCGGTCGGCGACCGTATCGGGCGCAAATATGTGATCTGGGGCTCGATTCTCGGCGCGGCGCCCTTCACGCTGATGCTTCCCTATGCCGGTCTGGTCTGGACCATCGTGCTGGCCGTCATCATCGGACTGGTCATCTCGTCGGCTTTCTCGGCCATTCTGGTCTACGCCACCGACCTGATGCCCGGCAAGGTCGGTATGATCGCCGGGGTCTTCTTCGGGCTGATGTTCGGACTGGGCGGCCTCGGCTCGGCCTTCTTCGGATGGCTGGCCGACCGGACGAGCATCGAGTTCATCTTCCGGGTCAGCACGCTGCTGCCCCTGCTGGGCGTCATCACGGGCTTTTTGCCGAATATCGAATTGAAACGAAATGAAAAATAA
- a CDS encoding CatB-related O-acetyltransferase yields MKNKIYPREGDRQTVYLKEVVTNPNIEVGEWTIYNDFVTDPVDFERNNVLYHYPVNGDRLVIGKFCSLACGARFLFNSANHTLSSLSTYPFPIFWGGEWGIDKSEVATAWDNRGDIVVGSDVWIGYEAVVMAGVRIGDGAIVASRAVVTRDVPPYAIVGGVPAKVIKYRFDPATVESLLRIKWWEWPAERIRRALPLIRGGRADELALFAENEIDG; encoded by the coding sequence ATGAAAAATAAAATCTATCCCCGCGAGGGGGACCGCCAGACGGTCTATCTGAAAGAGGTCGTCACGAACCCCAATATCGAGGTCGGCGAGTGGACGATCTACAACGATTTCGTTACCGACCCCGTCGATTTCGAGCGCAACAACGTGCTGTACCACTATCCGGTGAACGGCGACCGGCTGGTCATCGGGAAATTCTGCTCGCTGGCCTGCGGCGCACGGTTTCTCTTCAACAGCGCCAACCACACGCTCTCATCGTTGTCGACCTATCCGTTCCCGATCTTCTGGGGCGGGGAGTGGGGCATCGACAAGTCGGAGGTGGCCACGGCGTGGGACAACCGGGGCGACATCGTCGTCGGCAGCGATGTGTGGATCGGCTATGAAGCGGTCGTGATGGCGGGTGTGAGGATCGGTGACGGGGCGATCGTCGCTTCGCGGGCCGTCGTGACGCGCGACGTGCCTCCCTATGCCATCGTCGGCGGAGTCCCGGCCAAGGTCATCAAATACCGGTTCGACCCGGCAACGGTCGAAAGCCTGCTGAGAATAAAGTGGTGGGAGTGGCCTGCGGAGAGGATTCGCCGGGCCCTGCCGCTGATCCGCGGCGGGCGGGCCGACGAACTGGCGTTATTTGCGGAAAATGAAATAGACGGCTAA
- a CDS encoding efflux RND transporter periplasmic adaptor subunit — protein MKKILIPFAFLLCACSGQNTPQATVAAAEPADTVVAATAAEPAPEVDAASGATSVPNQTSFNGTLVIPPQSHATVTLTMDGTIRSTSLLPGAYVKRGALLATLENPAFIALQQTYLDSHAQCEFLRAEFLRQQVLSREEAASQKRFQQSKADYLSMRSRMDAAAAQLSLLGIDTVSLLSKGIVPCLEIKAPISGYAADVRMNVGRHFSAGEPLCEIVDKSNTMLRLTAYEKDLKHLQIGDAIEFRVNGMGNEVFHAVVTVIGQQVNSENRSIEVYARITGQNPQFRPGMYVTARVNRK, from the coding sequence ATGAAAAAGATACTCATTCCTTTCGCCTTTCTCCTCTGCGCCTGTTCGGGGCAAAACACGCCGCAGGCGACCGTTGCCGCGGCGGAACCGGCCGACACGGTAGTCGCTGCTACCGCTGCGGAACCGGCGCCTGAAGTCGACGCCGCATCGGGCGCCACGTCGGTGCCGAATCAAACCTCATTCAACGGCACGCTCGTAATCCCGCCGCAGAGCCATGCCACGGTGACGCTGACGATGGACGGTACGATCCGCAGCACCTCGCTGCTGCCCGGAGCCTATGTGAAACGCGGTGCCCTGCTGGCGACGCTGGAGAACCCCGCATTCATCGCTTTGCAGCAGACGTATCTCGACAGCCATGCGCAATGCGAATTCCTGCGGGCCGAATTTCTGCGCCAGCAGGTTCTGTCGCGCGAAGAGGCTGCCTCGCAGAAGCGTTTCCAGCAGAGCAAGGCCGACTATCTTTCGATGCGCAGCCGCATGGATGCGGCTGCAGCCCAGCTTTCGCTGCTGGGTATAGACACCGTCAGCCTGTTGTCGAAAGGGATTGTCCCCTGTCTTGAAATCAAAGCTCCGATCAGCGGTTATGCGGCCGACGTACGGATGAATGTCGGCAGGCATTTCAGTGCCGGTGAACCGCTCTGTGAGATCGTGGACAAAAGCAATACGATGCTCCGCCTGACAGCTTACGAGAAGGATCTGAAGCATTTGCAAATCGGCGATGCGATCGAATTCCGCGTCAACGGTATGGGCAACGAGGTTTTCCACGCCGTGGTGACGGTAATCGGCCAGCAGGTCAACAGTGAAAACCGCTCGATCGAAGTCTATGCCCGTATAACGGGGCAGAATCCGCAATTCCGTCCCGGGATGTATGTCACGGCTCGCGTAAACCGGAAATAA
- a CDS encoding AAA family ATPase, with protein MQSFVFALSKNILESLKPRGKRALETFLKCIHSLQAGISFDMAGNPSFNVQLGDIQYTETTLDEIFKYLTAADKPCIVAIDEFQQIAAYPEKNVEALLRTYVQRCPNVHFIFAGSQRHTMGKIFTSASRPFYQSVSMMHLESIGLEEYTRFARQHFEKAGKEIESAVVRTIYERFNGITWYIQKMLNSLYAMTPQGGVCSVAMIDDALRSIVDSMKYAYTETLFRMPERQKELLIAISKAGDAESLTSEAFLQKYRLSSASSVQSATKGLLEKDYITHEQGKYRIYDQFFGVWLNENY; from the coding sequence TTGCAATCATTCGTATTTGCACTGAGTAAAAACATTCTCGAGAGCCTGAAGCCCCGCGGCAAACGGGCTTTGGAAACGTTTCTGAAATGTATCCATTCCCTACAGGCCGGGATTTCGTTCGATATGGCCGGCAATCCCTCGTTCAACGTACAGCTCGGAGATATTCAGTATACGGAGACCACCCTCGATGAGATTTTCAAATACCTGACAGCGGCAGACAAGCCCTGTATTGTTGCCATCGACGAATTCCAGCAGATAGCGGCCTACCCCGAAAAGAATGTAGAGGCCTTGTTGCGCACTTATGTACAGCGCTGCCCCAACGTGCATTTTATCTTTGCCGGGAGTCAGCGGCACACGATGGGTAAGATATTTACGAGCGCTTCACGGCCGTTTTATCAGAGTGTTTCGATGATGCATCTGGAGAGCATCGGCTTGGAGGAATATACCCGGTTTGCCCGGCAGCATTTCGAAAAGGCGGGTAAGGAGATTGAGAGCGCCGTCGTGAGAACGATATACGAACGATTCAACGGCATCACATGGTATATCCAGAAAATGCTCAACAGCCTCTATGCCATGACACCGCAGGGAGGCGTTTGCTCTGTGGCGATGATCGACGACGCACTGCGCAGCATCGTCGACTCCATGAAATATGCCTATACGGAAACCCTGTTCCGGATGCCGGAGCGACAGAAAGAGCTGCTTATCGCCATCAGCAAGGCTGGTGACGCGGAGTCGCTCACATCGGAGGCATTTCTCCAGAAATACCGTCTTTCGTCCGCAAGTTCCGTACAATCCGCAACCAAAGGACTTCTGGAAAAGGATTACATCACCCATGAACAGGGGAAATACCGCATTTACGACCAGTTCTTCGGCGTATGGCTGAATGAGAATTATTAG
- a CDS encoding sensor histidine kinase, producing MKALVLFKDRYTLSTLIISAVVSVLIHFPEVLSLSDSFEQHALFPDMKPSDVINEILFTFVSLLLLFWINRRIFRFNTPLVRVTTTKMVLSFLLTWAASSLFGQLFVWLHHQFDIPAIDAMVHHYLHPLRDFIMSCIVTGSSYIIHLIIKQQRIIVENEELRMESLRHQYESLKNQLNPHMLFNSLNTLQSLIRESPPKALDYTQELSHVLRYTLQGNDVQSVTLAEEMQFAEAYIFLMKMRYEENLAFRIDIDASMSKLLLPSMSVQLLIENAIKHNEISNRNPLTISIRTEGETLVVCNPIQAKRTPAAGPGIGLDNLAKRYRLLWQREIHISNEDGRFCVRLPLYRPIP from the coding sequence ATGAAAGCCCTCGTTTTATTCAAAGACCGGTACACGCTCTCCACGCTGATCATCTCGGCGGTAGTGTCCGTGCTGATCCATTTTCCGGAGGTGCTTTCGCTTTCGGACAGTTTCGAGCAGCACGCCCTGTTCCCCGACATGAAACCGTCGGACGTGATCAACGAGATTTTGTTCACATTTGTTTCGCTGCTCCTGCTCTTCTGGATCAACCGGCGTATTTTCCGCTTCAACACGCCGCTGGTTCGCGTGACGACGACCAAAATGGTGCTGTCGTTCCTGCTGACATGGGCCGCGAGCAGTTTGTTCGGACAACTCTTCGTATGGCTTCACCATCAGTTCGATATCCCGGCCATCGACGCAATGGTGCACCACTACCTGCATCCGCTGCGCGATTTCATCATGAGTTGTATCGTCACCGGAAGCAGTTATATCATTCATCTGATCATCAAGCAGCAGCGCATCATCGTGGAGAACGAGGAACTGCGTATGGAGAGCCTGCGCCATCAGTACGAGTCGCTCAAGAATCAGTTGAATCCCCATATGCTCTTCAATTCGCTCAACACGCTTCAGTCTCTGATCCGCGAATCGCCGCCCAAGGCCCTCGACTACACGCAGGAGCTGTCGCATGTGTTGCGCTATACGTTGCAGGGGAACGATGTGCAGAGCGTGACTCTGGCCGAGGAGATGCAGTTCGCCGAAGCGTATATTTTCCTGATGAAAATGCGCTACGAGGAAAATCTGGCCTTCAGGATCGATATCGACGCGTCCATGTCGAAACTGCTGCTGCCCTCGATGTCGGTACAGCTACTCATCGAAAACGCCATCAAGCACAACGAAATCAGCAACCGCAATCCGCTGACGATCTCGATTCGCACCGAAGGCGAAACGCTCGTCGTCTGCAATCCCATACAGGCCAAGCGCACACCCGCCGCAGGGCCGGGCATCGGGCTGGACAATCTGGCCAAACGCTACCGCCTGCTGTGGCAGAGAGAAATTCACATATCGAACGAAGACGGCCGGTTCTGTGTCCGGCTTCCACTCTACCGTCCCATACCATGA
- a CDS encoding LytR/AlgR family response regulator transcription factor has protein sequence MKALIIEDEKAAVRNLKALLDEVAPRTEIVSVLDSVTECVMWFGANPAPDVVFMDIHLADGSSFEIFEHVQITCPIIFTTAYDEYALKAFKVNSISYLLKPIGAADLQQALEKMHTLHAASDAEKSLGMLIRSLQKRESYKTHFLIPHKGDKLLPLAVEQVQYFYIADGTTKAVVSDRESYVLPHTLDELTESLDPARFFRANRQYLISRSAVRDLDLWFNNRLAINLKIPTDDKILVSKLRVNEFKTWFAGN, from the coding sequence ATGAAAGCACTGATCATCGAAGACGAAAAAGCTGCTGTACGCAACCTGAAGGCGCTTTTGGACGAAGTCGCGCCTCGAACGGAGATTGTTTCCGTGCTCGACAGCGTTACGGAGTGTGTCATGTGGTTCGGGGCTAACCCGGCTCCGGATGTGGTTTTCATGGACATCCATCTGGCAGACGGGTCTTCGTTCGAGATTTTTGAACATGTGCAGATTACCTGTCCGATCATCTTTACGACGGCTTATGATGAGTATGCACTCAAGGCGTTCAAAGTCAATAGTATTTCCTATCTGCTCAAGCCGATCGGAGCCGCTGATTTGCAGCAGGCTCTTGAGAAAATGCATACGCTTCATGCGGCGTCGGATGCCGAAAAGTCGCTCGGAATGCTGATTCGCAGCCTGCAAAAACGCGAAAGTTATAAAACGCACTTTCTGATTCCGCATAAAGGCGACAAACTTTTGCCGCTGGCCGTAGAACAGGTACAGTATTTCTACATTGCCGACGGTACCACCAAAGCTGTCGTCAGCGACCGTGAGAGCTATGTCCTTCCACATACGCTCGACGAGTTGACAGAGAGTCTCGATCCGGCACGTTTTTTCCGGGCAAACCGGCAATATCTCATATCACGCAGCGCGGTACGGGATCTCGATCTCTGGTTCAATAACCGGCTGGCCATCAACCTCAAAATCCCGACCGACGACAAAATCCTCGTCAGCAAACTCCGCGTCAACGAATTCAAGACATGGTTTGCAGGCAATTGA